A region of Cataglyphis hispanica isolate Lineage 1 chromosome 6, ULB_Chis1_1.0, whole genome shotgun sequence DNA encodes the following proteins:
- the LOC126850551 gene encoding mitochondrial import inner membrane translocase subunit Tim16 produces MAKYLIQIIVMGTQVVGKAFARALRQEIAASQEAARRAGGGRQGAQHAAANTRTGLTLDEALRILNVERPDQTELIERNYKYLMEANDRTKGGSFYLQSKIVRAKERIDEELRNQQTTAPPPRTDSTSGQEASRQP; encoded by the coding sequence ATGGCGAAATACCTGATACAGATCATCGTGATGGGCACCCAGGTCGTCGGCAAGGCGTTCGCACGCGCTTTACGTCAGGAGATCGCGGCGAGCCAGGAAGCGGCGCGACGAGCCGGTGGTGGGAGGCAGGGAGCCCAACACGCCGCCGCTAACACCAGGACAGGACTTACGTTGGACGAGGCGCTCCGTATCCTTAACGTGGAGCGTCCTGATCAAACGGAACTAATCGAGCGGAACTACAAATATCTCATGGAAGCTAATGACAGAACAAAGGGCGGTTCGTTTTATCTGCAGTCAAAGATTGTTCGCGCTAAGGAACGCATAGACGAGGAACTGAGGAACCAGCAAACAACGGCACCTCCACCACGAACAGACTCGACGAGCGGTCAAGAAGCTTCTAGACAGCCATGA
- the LOC126850501 gene encoding exonuclease 3'-5' domain-containing protein 2 — protein sequence MVPARNNMFLVCVTVGLVFLASKYRNNVLRSVKHLYKNIKNRDKNRNDNSYKDKSEEDADNKDLNNNENNDDNKEIKLILDKIILADSPEKCDYAVQRIRCNLSDGVLGFDCEWVKEGPVSLLQLATFNGVVALFRIGKIGYIPLKLKELLASKHILKVGVASFEDGQKIVKDYGCRVNGTLDLRTLAENFHLPSRKSLAAMSLEYLNIEMDKIIEVRCGDWDASTLSDEQVAYAACDALASVIIYHKIMQKERKKYSFWQRIGIYLYNILSNDVNVRIHGVPANTVDTRFKTQRSPSVDSTNNTNIKKKSSTLDKDDSNEHKNTIPTRIKPLYHNCYLQAPDGDILCTCDRKKAEWYITKKLGELVETEPYTVRLNFEPSGRALGEVGQYYTQVKINQCVVCGCTEKFIRKNVVPREYRKYFPLVMKAHQSHDVLLLCPSCHEISNNHDLQLRRKLADMCDAPLIGPMTHVRDKYMHNYRNLHSAVKALKERILLPPRRREELEKCILEHTGQQKVTPDLLNALSEQLKNALMQPVSNQYKCQPHGLKVVQYFQKKEGGLVELERMWREHFLNVMEPKYLPSLWSVRHNQERLIIRQAQNRIEPQDAKVAGLTN from the exons atgGTTCCCGCGCGCAACAATATGTTTCTCGTTTGCGTGACCGTGGGACTCGTCTTTTTGGCGTCGAAGTATCGCAACAACGTGCTTCGTAGCGTCAAAcacttgtataaaaatattaaaaatcgagataaaaatCGGAACGATAATAGCTATAAAGATAAATCCGAGGAAGATGcagataataaagatttaaataataatgagaataaCGATGACAACAAAGAAATTAAGCTTATATTAGACAAGATTATTCTGGCAGACTCTCCGGAGAAATGCGATTACGCCGTACAACGTATTCGCTG TAATCTGTCTGATGGCGTACTTGGTTTTGATTGCGAATGGGTCAAAGAAGGACCAGTTTCTCTGTTACAATTGGCTACTTTTAATGGAGTAGTAGCTCTATTTCGCATCGGAAAGATCGGATATATTCCACTTAAGCTTAag GAATTATTAGCTAGTAAGCACATCCTAAAAGTTGGAGTTGCTTCCTTCGAAGATGGACAAAAGATAGTGAAGGATTATGGATGTAGAGTTAATGGAACTCTTGATTTACGAACTTTAGCTGAAAACTTCCATTTACCAAGTCGAAAAAGTTTAGCTGCCATGAGTTTAGAATATCTTAACATTGAGATGGACAAAATAATAGAAGTGAGGTGCGGTGACTGGGACGCTAGCACCCTATCAGACGAACAAGTGGCATATGCTGCTTGTGATGCACTTGCATCGgttatcatttatcataaa ATAatgcaaaaagagagaaaaaagtattCATTCTGGCAGAGAATaggaatttatttgtataatatattgagcAATGATGTAAATGTACGGATTCATGGCGTGCCTGCTAATACAGTTGATACGAg GTTCAAAACTCAGCGATCACCAAGTGTAGATAGTACTAACaatactaatattaaaaaaaaatcatcaacaTTGGATAAAGATGATAGTAACGAACATAAAAATACGATTCCTACAAGGATCAAaccattatatcataattgttACTTACAAGCGCCTGATGGAGATATATTGTGTACATGCGACCGTAAAAAGGCGGAATGGtatattacgaaaaaattgGGGGAACTTGTGGAGACAGAACCATATACagtaagattaaattttgaacCATCTGGTCGAGCATTAGGAGAAGTTGGGCAATATTATACGCAAGTAAAGATTAATCAATGTGTAGTCTGTGGATGCACAGAGAAATTTATTAGGAAGAACGTCGTGCCGCGAGAGTACCGGAAATATTTCCCAT TGGTAATGAAGGCACATCAATCTCACGATGTGTTACTACTGTGCCCATCTTGCCATGAAATCAGCAATAATCATGATCTGCAGCTCAGAAGAAAGTTAGCAGACATGTGTGATGCACCACTGATTGGACCGATGACGCATGTACGGGATAAATACATGCACAACTATCGGAATTTACATTCCGCTGTTAAGGCCTTGAaggaaagaatattattacctCCGCGACGACGCGAAGAGCTTGAGAAATGCATACTAGAACATACAGGACAACAAAAAGTTACTCCAGATTTACTTAATGCCCTGAGCGAACAATTGAAGAATGCATTGATGCAACCAGTTTCTAATCAGTACAAATGTCAGCCACATGGCTTGaag gttgtacaatattttcaaaagaaagaaGGTGGACTTGTTGAATTGGAACGTATGTGGAGAGAACATTTTCTTAATGTAATGGAACCAAAATACTTGCCAAGTTTATGGTCTGTACGCCACAATCAAGAGCGATTGATCATACGCCAGGCACAGAATAGAATTGAACCGCAAGATGCGAAAGTAGCTGGATTAACGAACTAG
- the LOC126850513 gene encoding zinc finger protein 37 homolog isoform X1 translates to MITCAANGCPSTQTTKIDGNPISFFPFPEDDLRKNQWLHNCNLASGIVNDQKPLHLCELHFERINFTASRDLKSTSVPTLFGRIEEPPRKLNKVENILQKEPSKQKKLDEHSHTLVTPPQSPFMQDNAEDTTNGNKANVSVDETIVNGSATSSSVLHENLQTNAKTYRLMIQIDKIRSKPGPKCKKMPLIMLNNDTKVTGEHDKNKLRPLFIKRPCVPGSCKLRRCVYNSRLAFQCELCNKYYITKKEEIKSYSCTICSKNFPNPQALYMHIRKHFTCDICDTECSSQTGYDKHVRLHVSTDPLCPYKCHQCKKTFELKESVKQHCLEHPKIKLQKSLLQVAPSVATIISPQNDYRCMNCNISFKNDQAYRNHISSHGKKEGLNCNINETNKIIPVPNPLTGSQIGILQAVKFSCRVCSKEFDNVAEVDSHTRTHLEDTEEDLKCNICKKFFKSSLAFSEHLKQHLARAHPCPICSKAFINKTTLKIHLKTHSTNSKDS, encoded by the exons ATGATAACTTGCGCGGCCAACGGCTGTCCCTCGACACAGACTACAAAGATAGATGGCAATCCGATATCGTTTTTTCCTTTTCCAGAAGATGATCT aagAAAGAATCAATGGCTTCACAATTGCAATTTAGCATCGGGTATTGTCAATGACCAAAAACCTTTGCATCTCTGCGAGTTGcattttgaaagaattaacTTCACAGCATCGAGAGATTTGAAGTCAACTTCTGTTCCTACCCTGTTTGGTAGAATAGAAG AACCACCAAGGAAACTgaataaagttgaaaatatattacaaaaagaacCATCAAAACAGAAAAAGTTAGATGAACATTCACATACTTTAGTGACACCACCACAGAGTCCATTTATGCAAGACaat GCTGAAGATACAACTAATGGAAATAAGGCAAATGTATCAGTTGATGAAACAATTGTAAATGGTTCTGCCACATCGAGTTCTGTATTGCACGAGAATCTTCAAACAAATGCAAAGACATATCGTTTGATGatacaaattgataaaatacgaAGTAAACCAGGCCCAAAATGCAAAAAGATGCCTTTGATAATGCTTAATAACGATACAAAAGTGACAGGCGAACATGATAAAAACAAGCTTCgaccattatttattaaaagaccCTGTGTTCCGGGTAGTTGCAAACTAAGAAGATGTGTGTATAATTCAAGATTAGCATTTCAATGTGaactatgtaataaatattatattacaaagaaaGAGGAAATCAAAAGCTACTCTTGTACCATATGTAGCAAGAATTTCCCTAATCCACAAGcattatatatgcacattagaaaacattttacatgTGACATCTGTGATACAGAATGTAGTTCTCAAACAGGTTACGACAAACATGTAAGATTACATGTTAGTACTGATCCATTATGTCCATATAAATGTCACCAgtgtaaaaaaacatttgaattaaaagaaagtgtTAAGCAGCATTGCTTGGAGCATCCTAAGATAAAACTACAAAAGTCTCTTCTTCAAGTCGCGCCTTCTGTAGCTACGATAATCTCTCCCCAAAATGATTATCGATGTATGAATTGTAATATTAGCTTCAAAAACGATCAAGCATAcag gaATCATATAAGTTCTCatggaaagaaagaaggattgaattgtaatattaatgagaCCAACAAGATAATTCCAGTACCAAATCCTTTAACTGGAAGTCAAATAGGTATTCTTCAAGCAGTAAAGTTCAGCTGTCGGGTATGCTCTAAAGAATTTGATAATGTTGCGGAAGTTGACTCACATACAAGGACACATTTGGAGGATACTGAGGAAGATCTGAAGTGtaacatttgtaaaaaatttttcaagagtaGTTTGGCATTTAGTGAACATTTGAAACAGCACCTGGCGCGCGCACATCCCTGCCCAATTTGCTCGAAAGCTTTCATCAACAAAActactttaaaaatacactTAAAAACGCACTCAACTAACTCAAAAGATtcataa
- the LOC126850513 gene encoding zinc finger protein 37 homolog isoform X2 translates to MITCAANGCPSTQTTKIDGNPISFFPFPEDDLKNQWLHNCNLASGIVNDQKPLHLCELHFERINFTASRDLKSTSVPTLFGRIEEPPRKLNKVENILQKEPSKQKKLDEHSHTLVTPPQSPFMQDNAEDTTNGNKANVSVDETIVNGSATSSSVLHENLQTNAKTYRLMIQIDKIRSKPGPKCKKMPLIMLNNDTKVTGEHDKNKLRPLFIKRPCVPGSCKLRRCVYNSRLAFQCELCNKYYITKKEEIKSYSCTICSKNFPNPQALYMHIRKHFTCDICDTECSSQTGYDKHVRLHVSTDPLCPYKCHQCKKTFELKESVKQHCLEHPKIKLQKSLLQVAPSVATIISPQNDYRCMNCNISFKNDQAYRNHISSHGKKEGLNCNINETNKIIPVPNPLTGSQIGILQAVKFSCRVCSKEFDNVAEVDSHTRTHLEDTEEDLKCNICKKFFKSSLAFSEHLKQHLARAHPCPICSKAFINKTTLKIHLKTHSTNSKDS, encoded by the exons ATGATAACTTGCGCGGCCAACGGCTGTCCCTCGACACAGACTACAAAGATAGATGGCAATCCGATATCGTTTTTTCCTTTTCCAGAAGATGATCT AAAGAATCAATGGCTTCACAATTGCAATTTAGCATCGGGTATTGTCAATGACCAAAAACCTTTGCATCTCTGCGAGTTGcattttgaaagaattaacTTCACAGCATCGAGAGATTTGAAGTCAACTTCTGTTCCTACCCTGTTTGGTAGAATAGAAG AACCACCAAGGAAACTgaataaagttgaaaatatattacaaaaagaacCATCAAAACAGAAAAAGTTAGATGAACATTCACATACTTTAGTGACACCACCACAGAGTCCATTTATGCAAGACaat GCTGAAGATACAACTAATGGAAATAAGGCAAATGTATCAGTTGATGAAACAATTGTAAATGGTTCTGCCACATCGAGTTCTGTATTGCACGAGAATCTTCAAACAAATGCAAAGACATATCGTTTGATGatacaaattgataaaatacgaAGTAAACCAGGCCCAAAATGCAAAAAGATGCCTTTGATAATGCTTAATAACGATACAAAAGTGACAGGCGAACATGATAAAAACAAGCTTCgaccattatttattaaaagaccCTGTGTTCCGGGTAGTTGCAAACTAAGAAGATGTGTGTATAATTCAAGATTAGCATTTCAATGTGaactatgtaataaatattatattacaaagaaaGAGGAAATCAAAAGCTACTCTTGTACCATATGTAGCAAGAATTTCCCTAATCCACAAGcattatatatgcacattagaaaacattttacatgTGACATCTGTGATACAGAATGTAGTTCTCAAACAGGTTACGACAAACATGTAAGATTACATGTTAGTACTGATCCATTATGTCCATATAAATGTCACCAgtgtaaaaaaacatttgaattaaaagaaagtgtTAAGCAGCATTGCTTGGAGCATCCTAAGATAAAACTACAAAAGTCTCTTCTTCAAGTCGCGCCTTCTGTAGCTACGATAATCTCTCCCCAAAATGATTATCGATGTATGAATTGTAATATTAGCTTCAAAAACGATCAAGCATAcag gaATCATATAAGTTCTCatggaaagaaagaaggattgaattgtaatattaatgagaCCAACAAGATAATTCCAGTACCAAATCCTTTAACTGGAAGTCAAATAGGTATTCTTCAAGCAGTAAAGTTCAGCTGTCGGGTATGCTCTAAAGAATTTGATAATGTTGCGGAAGTTGACTCACATACAAGGACACATTTGGAGGATACTGAGGAAGATCTGAAGTGtaacatttgtaaaaaatttttcaagagtaGTTTGGCATTTAGTGAACATTTGAAACAGCACCTGGCGCGCGCACATCCCTGCCCAATTTGCTCGAAAGCTTTCATCAACAAAActactttaaaaatacactTAAAAACGCACTCAACTAACTCAAAAGATtcataa